Within Candidatus Polarisedimenticolia bacterium, the genomic segment ACCGCGGTGAGCAGCGTGAGCGAAGACCTGGCCTGGAGGTGGAACTGGATGAAGGCTTCCAGCGTGGAGGGCCGGATCGAGGGAAGATCCCCGTTCAGAATGAGCAGGCTCCCTTCGAGTCCTTGCAACGCCTTCTCGGCGCACAGGACCGCGTGCCCGGTTCCCAGAGGGCGCTCCTGCACGCAGAAGCCGACCCGGCGGTCGGAATTGCCGACGGCCGCGCGGACGTCACCGGCGGCCGGATCCCCCACCACGACGACCACGCGCTGAACGCCGGCCTGCAGCGCGGCCTCCACGACGTAGCGCACCATGGGACGCCCGGCCAGGCGATGGACCAGCTTGGACGTCCGGGAGTGCATTCTTTTGCCTACTCCCGCTGCGAGGACGAGGGTATGAACCTCCCGCGGCCGCGGATCCGGGAAAGGAGAGGGCTTGATCGAGGTCTTCCGGGTGGGCATGGCCGGCCCCCGGTCAATCCTTCCGGGGAAGGACGAGATCCAGGAAGGCGTCGTCGTCCCGGAGTGGCTCGAAATCGGGGTCCTGCTGAGCGTAGATCCGATTCACGGCATTCAGATCGATCGCTTCCTTCAACGCCGAAAGCGCCTGTTCGCGGTCTCCCTTGAGGGCCTGGGTCGAAGCGACGATGTAGAGAACGCGGTCATCCCGGGGGCTCATCTCCAGAGCGCGATCCAGGTGCTTGAGAGCCTCGTCGTATTGCTGGCGGTTGCTCTCCAAAATCCCCTGGTAGTAATAGTCCTCCACCCGCTTCAAAGGCATGGCTTTGTCTTCCGATCCCCGCTCACATATCCGGAGGTAGGCTCGGCAGCGATCGGCGATCTCCTTTTCCTGCGGGAAGGTCTTCAGCAGCCCCCGGAGGCCTTCGGCGGCCTCGGCAAACTGCTTCTTGCGGAGGAGATTCAGCGAATGCTCGTACACCTGGAGAGCCTGCTCGGCGTGAACCGTGAGTGATGAAGCGGTTTTCTGTCCGGCCTTCTTGCTCTTCTTGATTTCTTTTTTGGCCATTGAATGGTCCGTCCTGTGTCCCGGGTTTCACGTTGAATGACGCTGCCGTGGCGGGGGTGATATTGTTGGTCCGCAGAGTCGCGCCAGACCGGTTTCCATGTCGCTTGGAATGGCAAACTCGAAATATTAGCAAGACGGTTATTTACTGTCAATGGGGACACGGATGCCGGACACTCCGCAACGAGGCGGGAGCCTAGTCTCGGAAAGGATCTTCCTGGGGCTGGGATCCAACCTGGGAGATCGTCTGGACCACCTCCGGCAAGCCATTGAAAGTCTTCAGGATAAGGGTGTTCGCATCGTGCGCCTCTCGGCCGTTTACGATACCGATCCGGTGGGCTATCGTGCCCAAGGCAATTTCCTCAACCTGGTCGCCGAGGTGGACTGGCAGGCGAGTCCCCGGGAGCTTCTGGAGAGGTGTCAGGCCGTGGAAAGGGAGCGCGGCCGGGCTCGAGCCGTGCGGGACGGTCCTCGGACCCTGGACCTCGACCTCCTCCTCTTCGGCGATCGGATCCTGAAGGAGACGGACCTTACCCTTCCGCATCCGCGGATGCACGAAAGGAGGTTCGTGCTTCAACCGCTCGCCGAGCTTGCGCCGCTGCTTCGGCATCCCGTGCTGGGTATGACCGTCGGGACGCTGCTTGAGCGATGCGCCGACTCCGCGGGCGTCCGCCAGCTCCCGGTCCGTCTCTCTCTTGAACGGGACGACCCACCCGGCTATAATCCGGCGGCTTCCCGGGGCAAACCAGAATGAAATCCAAGTTCATCGCGGTGGAGGGACCCATCGGGGTGGGGAAGACCAGCCTCGTCGATCTGCTCGCCTCGCGATTCGACGCCGTCAAGATCCTGGAGCGCACCGAGAATCCGTTTCTGGAGGAGTTCTACCGGGATCGTCCCGGAGCGGCGTTCCAGGCCCAGCTTTTCTTTCTTCTGAACCGTTACCAGCAGCAGAAGGAGCTTTCGCAGGGCAACCTGTTCAACCAGGTCACGTTGTCGGATTACGTCTTCGCCAAGGACAAGATATTCGCCTACCTGAACCTGGACGATTCGGAGCTGATGATCTACGAAAAGCTCTACGCCCTGCTCGAGCCGAATATCCCGCGTCCCGATCTGGTTATCTATCTGCAGGCGAGCGACCGCATCTTGATGGAACGGATCCGCCGGCGAAGCCGGGATTACGAACTTGGCATCTCGGAGAAGTACATCGCCGAGCTGAATCGGGCCTATAATTACTTCTTCTTTCACTACACTTCGACGCCGTTGCTGGTGATTGACACTTCGGACATCGACTTCGTGCAACGGATCGACGACTTGAACGAGCTGGTCAGCCAGATCGAGCAGATGGAAAAGGGCGTTCAGTACTACATACCGCTCGGAGCCGCGGAAGGCCCGAGACGGGAAAGAAGCTAGGCGACCCTCGGTCCCCCGCCACCGCCGCGTTCCCCCAACCCGAACCGGGTGGGGAGAAAGGAGCGACCGCGTGAGTTCCTCCGACCCCGGC encodes:
- a CDS encoding tetratricopeptide repeat protein, with amino-acid sequence MAKKEIKKSKKAGQKTASSLTVHAEQALQVYEHSLNLLRKKQFAEAAEGLRGLLKTFPQEKEIADRCRAYLRICERGSEDKAMPLKRVEDYYYQGILESNRQQYDEALKHLDRALEMSPRDDRVLYIVASTQALKGDREQALSALKEAIDLNAVNRIYAQQDPDFEPLRDDDAFLDLVLPRKD
- a CDS encoding deoxynucleoside kinase, giving the protein MKSKFIAVEGPIGVGKTSLVDLLASRFDAVKILERTENPFLEEFYRDRPGAAFQAQLFFLLNRYQQQKELSQGNLFNQVTLSDYVFAKDKIFAYLNLDDSELMIYEKLYALLEPNIPRPDLVIYLQASDRILMERIRRRSRDYELGISEKYIAELNRAYNYFFFHYTSTPLLVIDTSDIDFVQRIDDLNELVSQIEQMEKGVQYYIPLGAAEGPRRERS
- the folK gene encoding 2-amino-4-hydroxy-6-hydroxymethyldihydropteridine diphosphokinase produces the protein MPDTPQRGGSLVSERIFLGLGSNLGDRLDHLRQAIESLQDKGVRIVRLSAVYDTDPVGYRAQGNFLNLVAEVDWQASPRELLERCQAVERERGRARAVRDGPRTLDLDLLLFGDRILKETDLTLPHPRMHERRFVLQPLAELAPLLRHPVLGMTVGTLLERCADSAGVRQLPVRLSLERDDPPGYNPAASRGKPE